Within the Montipora foliosa isolate CH-2021 chromosome 11, ASM3666993v2, whole genome shotgun sequence genome, the region AAACGTAGGCATTTGATTGGATGAATGTTACCGTCTATGTCTTTTTTCTTGTGGGGCCAGAGATGAAATATCGTTCCAAAAAAGATTTTATAAGGTAGTTACTCGGCAACGGGCGCGATAGCCTGCGAACAGCAGACGCATTTCCGGTCGTCGCTTCTCTCCCTCcgaaaaatggctatttttcGGAGGGAGAGAAGCGACGACCGGAAATGCGTCTGCTGTTCGCAGGCTACGGGCTcgaggacaactgaaaaatcagggTTCTAGGCAGGATTCCAACCTACGACCTCCCTAACACCGGTAAGAACTCCTATAACAACTCTCCGACGGTCTGCGGGCTCTACAGTGTCACGCGCCTTAAATTTCAAATTCAACTAAGGGGTTAATGAGTTAATGGTGTGATGCGCAGAGTGCAAGATGCACCCTAATACTAAATGCTGGGCTTAGTAAGTTGGTTGtcgcatctcagatatgcttcaaggtgactgcgcgatgcgGTTATGAGCTGAgctgtcagtcgttatttgactaTGTAACAGTGTGACGCAGTTctagtcaaagacccacatttcacccttccTCACCACAGTAGCTCAGCTAGTAGTCAGAGCATCCGACCAGTTCACGGAGGGTCATGGGTTTAAATCCCATCTGGAACTCGAACTTTTTCCGAGTTTTCAATGGATACAATTTCACAACTTATATATCATTCTCACGTTTCCAATTAAATTCTCTGTAACCAACAAGATCATTGCAGTTATAAACGTCACtagtaacaaaagaaaaacctcaGTTAAACAGTCAGGCTTGATTCAGTGAAGATAGAAATTATTTTTAGTCTCTAAAGATGCTGCGAGGTTCCTTTAGTTGCAACCACGGAAACCAAAAGTCTCTGGAAATACAAATTACAAGAAACTTTGTTATGTTATCGTCGCCATGTTAATTGGTACCTGAGAATACTGAGTCTCCGCTCTGAGCAAAGCGAGCCGAGCCCTCCTGAGAAGAGGAAGTAGCCGCCTCAATGACGTTGATAACTGCGACAATCTTCAATCTGAACTTGCTCTTTCCGCAGTTGAAAAGTAAACGTTTTTCATATATAACCCGTTCATATGAATCCTTCTCTTagatcatttattcattttagtCGGTGGTTTTTTGCAACATTTTAAATTCATCTTTTTGTAATGtaattacaagagaaaataagtaattagtgacgatgatgatgataattattattactttgttttcattttcattttgtttatgCGTCCCTTGAGAATTTTGGGTAAGATTACCCCATATACAAAACCATCAATTATCATACCAGACCACCTTAAGAAGCAATTTATCCCACTTGTCAAATTCCTTCGTGGAAAATTAAGTCGGTTGCCTTAACGTTGGATCGAGCTTTCTTATTATTACAAACTCGAAACTTTAAGATTTGCCGCGTATGATATTCTTATTTGCATCGTTTCAACTCTTCTCAGTCCTCACTCCTGACACGGAAGTCCAGCTCCCGCTATTTTACCATTAATGTGTTCACAGGACAAGCAACTTAGTTTTCCTTGAGATTTCTAATATGCGATCCTTCATTTTCTTGACTTGACCGTTTGGTATGATCTCCTTTAAGGGttatatttagtctccataccATGCCCCACCTTTGAAGACATCCACGGAAACTGTCTCAACGCCTACACATTACAATCTTGGAGAAGGCTCGAGCGAAGAACCTGTTCATCGTGCCATAACAAAGAGGGTGAATGGCACTCGGTAGACAGGTGAGAATATAAAAATACTTGCGCAAGATTACGTGGTAAGGAAACTGCCAATCCGTATTTGAGTATGCCCATAGAAACAAGACTTGATAAGGTATATAACACACTACAAATGATATTATGATGACGTAGATCATTCTCAATAAATCACATTCAAGCTCAATCCCTGTCTTGCTACCTTTGCGTTGCTTGGTCATCTCTAAATGTAGTCGTTGTCTCCTCGGCTTGTCTGGCCGAACGCTTGACAATTCTCGGCGCTCTTCCGAGCTTGACATTATCTCCGAAGTTTCTAAGACGTTTTCACGGATGTGCCGCTTGAGTTTTAAGGTGACAGCGCCGTATGACAGAGACATAATCAAATACGGAACCAAAAAGCTAATAGTAAATCGAATGATACTATATATTCTGTTACCGTTTCCTGGAAACTTCGACGAGCAAATTTTTTGTTCAGACGAAATCTTATCCAGACTCCTGGTCACAAACAGTGGAAGCGACAATGCTAAGGCAAAAAGCCACATTCCACCTATAATTGCCGCCATTGCAACTCCAGATAAATTTTTGCGAAGTGGTTTTATCATGACCTGATACCGATAGACAGCAATGGCCGCAAGGTCGCTGGTGACAACAATCACTGCCAATACTTGAAGCGGATTGACCAGTTTACACGCGAATTCGCCAAACAACCAGCTGTATTTTTCTTGGTAGACCATCACAAACGCTTGACAAATCGAACTCACCATTTCTGCCACAGCCAAGTTAGCCACCAAGTAGTATACGAATGACTTGTAATTTTTGGGAATCTGCATAACTGCTTTGAGAACCAGAGCATTGCCGATTAAACTCGCAAAAATGATCACGGAGAATAGAATTAACCCAATAACTCGAAGACCGTAAGGCTCCGGATGCGGCTCAACCACATCTTTGCTAGGTTCTGTGGTCGGATTGGTCAAATTGCTGacattcatttttttcctttctctttggGCTTTGCTCTTCCTTTCCGTGAAAACGCCTGCGATGAAAAAATACCAAGCAACGTAAAGTAACCAAATAATATTTGTGGTTATTTTTATTAGCTATCCATGTGTGATTTAATGCCTACGAATGTCGTTTACGTAAAACTTGACAACGATGGTACTCAAACATCGGTGACAAAATATACACGACCTATATACATATACGACTTAGGGCGAGTTTAAAAGATAACAAGCCCaaaataaacagtttttaaaataaaacatacAGCTCCGCAAATAATATGGTTTAAGAAATTGCATAAACGTCATTTTATACATATTTATGCAAAGCATAATAAAAAGTTATGAATAGCGACAGAATTAAAAATGTCGAATGGCTTGTGTCAGCCAGGACCACAAAACCCACCACCGTAGCAGTCAAGGAGGCTGTGTTAGCAGAACTAAATTTGACCTAAACGGCGGTTTCGAAAGACGCAAACATCTCTACAAAGAAAGATGgttttaataaaaaaagaatGTGCTTAATCATGTTTCTCGTCCATTTTTCCTTCGCTCTCTGGCGACCAGCAGATAACTGAGAGAACTGAAATGGCTGGGTTGGTTTTATATCTAAATAGAAAAAAGCCACGTTAGATGTATTTTATCCAAATACATGTAACGGTTATCAGTGGTTCCGTTCCGAGAAAGTGTACAGAAACAAAGATTGTTTTCAAGCTAGatcaataaatataaaataattcaaataattttaaactatGTTTCGCTAAGTGTAAATTTGATAGTGTATGCACGCGATTGTgtcagtttttcagtttcagttttaaAAACCATTATTtggaaaaatgtaaaatttaggAAAGAGAATTAAGGCCGTGCTAAAGACCAACTTTCTCGCAATGTCGCTTCTCGGGCTACTGGAGTTACTGGCCGGATAAACAGGAAAATGCCCTTGGTGGCGCGCCGTTCCTTGCAGTGGTTAAAACCATGAGGATTCTTCACAGAACTAATGCCGGTATTCCACTCCGTCAGCTCTGTGAAGGCCGATCGTGCCACTTTATCCCTTTGACTGAGACCATCATAAGCGCGCACATGCATTCACGCACGCATATAGCATACATTCACACATTTAACGAACAGTAAACGGTAAACGGTTTAGCGTGTGCTATCgagttttagtataaatacacaggtgattgaacaaaatcgcgcgctctcattggctcgctatctcggcttgtcagccgataatcacctcgacggacaaaatggctgccagtagtcgttttgccactgtaagtgaagatgatttcgcgttgaaatgtctttttttctcttttttgaaataatcacctgtgtatttatactaattaacaattattcgcctcaggctcagtgattatcggtgaatattcaccgagacgaagtcgttaattagtataaatagtATAAATACagaggtgattatacaaaatcgcgcgctctcattggctcgctatctcggatcatcagccgataatcacctcgacggacaaaatggctgccagtagtcgttttgccactgtaagtgaagatgatttcgcgttgaaatgtcttttttttctcttttttgaaataatcacctgtgtatttatactaattaacaattattcgcctcaggctcagtgattatcggtgaatattcaccgagacgaagtcgttaattagtataaatagtATAAATACagaggtgattatacaaaatcgcgcgctctcattggctcgctatctcggatcatcagccgataatcacctcgacggacaaaatggctgccagtagtcgttttgccactgtgagatgatgatttcgcgttgaaatgtttttttttctcttttttgaaataatcacctgtgtatttatactaaaacaacttcgtctcggtgaatattcaccgataatcactgagcctgaggcgaataattgttaaatagttgcACTTGGGAGGTTGCTAAGCCGACGAATGAAATGTAAAAGATTCGCACGAGGcgacgcaaatttccctttcgtaaacggtcgttgccatttcttagaacggtcgatgccatttataacggtcgactacacacttcacttcaaagaaaatccaaaaaaatcaatgcctCTGACACTTTCACGTTTGTTCAAGAAATCAACAACTTACCCATGTTTGGCAAATTTCTCATTTCCTTTGATGCTGAAAGCTTGTTCACTAACATCCCTCTTGAGGAATGTATTGATTTAGCGGTCAAGTACATCTCCGAGGGAAACCCTGACCTCAAGCTTACCCCCTCTGATCTCAAACGCCTTTTTTCATTTGCTACTGCTGAAACTCACTTTTTATTCAAAGGTTCCTTTTATGACCAGATTTATGGGGTTGCCATGGGTTCACCCCTAGCTCCTGTCCTCgccaatctctttatgggtcaccatgaaaaGATCTGGTTAGAGCAATATCAAGGTCCTGAGGTTCTATTTTATCACCGTTATGTGGATGATACGTTTTGTTTATTCCACTCAGAACAGGACGCCATTGCATTTTTCGACTATATCAATAGTCAACATCCCAACATACGCTTCACGATGGAGAAAGAAGTTGATCATGTTTTGCCCTTTTTGGATGTCTTAATCGACAATACCCACCGTGGTTCTGTTGTCACTAGTACCTTCCGTAAGAAGACCTTTACGGGTCTGCTCACCAATTACCTCAGTTTCGCACCTCTGTCATACAAAATTGGTCTTATCAGGACATTAATTGACAGGGTTTTTAAGATCAACAATACTTGGTTGGGCTTCCACAAGGACAttgttaacttagttttcattttgcgcaagaatcttttccctgttcatctcatcgataaatgcgtctatcgatacttgaacacagccatcgaccgaaatggctccattcaaaataccacttcccagggtaaacaatacttttataagttaccttatttaggccgtttttctactatagctcaaagcaaaatacgtcgccttgtaaatcgttattgtcatgatcttgacatcaaattagtgtttaccacgtttaaattaagaaatcttttttcagtgaaggattctgtccccagagaacttcgttcacgtgtgatttataaatttacttgtgcttgctgtaatgcttgctatatcggcgaaactggtcgtcatttttccacacgcgtccgtcaacatctctcttcagacaagtcctctcacatcttcaaacatttactaagcttagaacgttgtcgtcaatcttgctctgcggactgtttcgaaatccttaattccgcccctactaaatttcaacttaaactcaaggaggctatgcatataaattgggaacagcctaatttaaaccaacaagttcatcacgtcaacctgacacttacgctttaggctctacattctttctaacactctgtaactcactcaaatatgtatttcttgtcacttaatcatatttaattatgcaagtttcgcctagttgttatataagtcctaacggtttttcaaatattttgtaactgacgatgatgtttgtaacatcgaaacatgtcttcgaaattaaaaaatgtcataactttcttaaagataacgattgaCTTAATTCCAATGGAAAAACTATGTCAAATTCCCTTTCACTTAAGAATTATGTCGCCTTGTTTCATTTGTCAAGATTTTTTAGCAGTGATGAACGTTTCTTATAATAACCCATCGACGACAGGGAGCATGATTCCCGAAGGACGAACGATCCAACAGTAAAAAAACTAAAGGGGATAAGCAAAGAAAATATGCAATGAGCTAAAAACTTAAAGCCAAAGCAAATGCTTAAATAAAAACACTATACAGTGCCACTTCAGGATCTAGGtgacttttttcttcttctgaaCATGACGGTTCAACAAAACTGGATAGACATAATTCCTAATGAGAGTCATTAGAACCGCAGTTCAAAAAGTTTCTCATATATTTCACAATCAAAATCAATCGTGCTTCCGTGAGAGACGTTTCATCTTCTTTTGCAAAAACGTAGGCatttgattggataaatgtTACCGTCTATGTCTTTTTCTTGTGGGGCCAGAGTTGAAATGTCGTTTCAAAAAAGATTTTATAAGGTAGTTAATCGGCAACGGGCGCGATAGCCTGCGAACAGCAGACGCATTTCCGGTCGTCGCTTCTCTCCCTCCGAAAAATAGCTATTTTTCGGAGGGAGAGAAGCGACGACCGGAAATGCGTCTGCTGTTCGCAGGCTACGGGCTcgaggacaactgaaaaatcagggttctcggcaggattcgaacctacgacctccctAACACCGGTAAGAACTCCTATAACAACTCTCCGACGGTCTGCGGGCTCTACAGTGTCACGCGCCTTAAATTTCAAATTCAACTAAGGGGTTCATGGGTTAATGGTGTGATGCGCAGAGTGCAAGATGCACCCTAATACTAAATGCTGGGCTTAGTAAGTTGGTTGtcgcatctcagatatgcttcaaggtgactgcgcgatgcgGTTATGAGCTGAgctgtcagtcgttatttgactaTGTAACAGTGTGACGCAGTTctagtcaaagacccacatttcaccctgcCTCACCACAGTAGCTCAGCTAGTGGTCAGAGCATCCGACCAGTTCACGGAGGGTGATGGGTTTAAATCCCATCTGGAACTCGaattttttccgagttttcaATGGATACAATTTCACAACTTATATATCATTCTCACGTTTCCAATTAAATTCTCTGTAACCAACAAGATCATTGCAGTTATAAACGTCACtagtaacaaaagaaaaacctcaGTTAAACAGTCAGGCTTGATTCAGTGAAGATAGAAATTATTTTTAGTCTCTAAAGATGCTGCGAGGTTCCTTTAGTTGCAACCACGAAAACCAAAAGTCTCTGGAAATACAAATTACAAGAAACTttgttacgtcatcgccgccatgttaaTTGGTACCTGAGAATAGTCTCCGCTCTGAGCAAAGCGAGCCGAGCCCTCCTGAGAAGAGGAAGTAGCCGCCTCAATGACGTTGATAACTGCGACAATCTTCAATCTGAACTTGCTCTTTCCGCAGTTGAAAAGTAAACGTTTTTCATATATAACCCGTTCATATGAATCCTTCTCTTagatcatttattcattttagtCGGTGGTTTTTTGCAACATTTTAAATTCATCTTTTTGTAATGtaattacaagagaaaataagtaattagtgacgatgatgatgataattattattactttgttttcattttcattttgttcatGCGTCCCTTGAGAATTTTGGGTGAGATTACCCCATATACAAAACCATCAATTATCATACCAGACCACCTTAAGAAGCAATTTATCCCACTTGTCAAATTCCTTCGTGGAAAATTAAGTCGGTTGCCTTAACGTTGGATCGAGCTttcttattattaaaaactca harbors:
- the LOC137975223 gene encoding neuropeptide Y receptor type 2-like isoform X2, translated to MRNLPNMGVFTERKSKAQRERKKMNVSNLTNPTTEPSKDVVEPHPEPYGLRVIGLILFSVIIFASLIGNALVLKAVMQIPKNYKSFVYYLVANLAVAEMVSSICQAFVMVYQEKYSWLFGEFACKLVNPLQVLAVIVVTSDLAAIAVYRYQVMIKPLRKNLSGVAMAAIIGGMWLFALALSLPLFVTRSLDKISSEQKICSSKFPGNGNRIYSIIRFTISFLVPYLIMSLSYGAVTLKLKRHIRENVLETSEIMSSSEERRELSSVRPDKPRRQRLHLEMTKQRKGSKTGIELECDLLRMIYVIIISFVVCYIPYQVLFLWAYSNTDWQFPYHVILRKYFYILTCLPSAIHPLCYGTMNRFFARAFSKIVMCRR
- the LOC137975223 gene encoding neuropeptide Y receptor type 2-like isoform X1 yields the protein MHVRAYDGLSQRDKVARSAFTELTEWNTGISSVKNPHGFNHCKERRATKGIFLFIRPVTPVAREATLRESVFTERKSKAQRERKKMNVSNLTNPTTEPSKDVVEPHPEPYGLRVIGLILFSVIIFASLIGNALVLKAVMQIPKNYKSFVYYLVANLAVAEMVSSICQAFVMVYQEKYSWLFGEFACKLVNPLQVLAVIVVTSDLAAIAVYRYQVMIKPLRKNLSGVAMAAIIGGMWLFALALSLPLFVTRSLDKISSEQKICSSKFPGNGNRIYSIIRFTISFLVPYLIMSLSYGAVTLKLKRHIRENVLETSEIMSSSEERRELSSVRPDKPRRQRLHLEMTKQRKGSKTGIELECDLLRMIYVIIISFVVCYIPYQVLFLWAYSNTDWQFPYHVILRKYFYILTCLPSAIHPLCYGTMNRFFARAFSKIVMCRR